A region from the Saccharomonospora azurea NA-128 genome encodes:
- a CDS encoding PadR family transcriptional regulator has product METSQLLKGVLDLAVLAVLRHDDGYGYDVVRRLRQAGLDDVGDASVYGTLRRLYKAGLLTTYVVASEEGPHRKYYGLNELGRERLAGSVKTWRGFAATMERLLGENS; this is encoded by the coding sequence GTGGAGACGAGTCAACTGCTGAAGGGCGTGCTCGACCTCGCGGTACTGGCGGTGCTGCGCCACGACGACGGCTACGGCTACGACGTGGTGCGGCGATTGCGGCAGGCCGGGTTGGACGACGTCGGTGACGCGTCGGTGTACGGCACGTTGCGGCGGCTGTACAAGGCCGGACTGCTCACCACGTACGTCGTGGCGAGCGAGGAGGGCCCTCACCGCAAGTACTACGGACTGAACGAGCTGGGTCGCGAGCGGCTCGCGGGCTCGGTGAAGACCTGGCGCGGTTTTGCGGCCACGATGGAGCGCCTGTTGGGAGAGAACTCATGA
- the rnc gene encoding ribonuclease III codes for MGGKSPSGPAADPASLLDALGVHLDSELLTLALTHRSYAYENGGLPPNERLEFLGDAVLGLVVTDHLYRQHPDLPEGQLAKLRASVVNMHALAGVARTLGEGGLGAHLLLGKGEELTGGRDKASILADGLEAVIGAVYLAHGIETARSLVHRMFGRLLDEAPRRGAGLDWKTSLQELTASSGLGVPEYKVADTGPDHRKEFSAVVLVGGRDLGHGDGTTKKEAEQKAAEAAWRALDQELAADGQAGEQAE; via the coding sequence ATGGGGGGTAAGTCGCCTAGCGGACCGGCAGCCGATCCCGCATCCCTTCTCGACGCACTCGGTGTCCACCTGGACAGCGAGCTGCTGACCCTCGCCCTCACCCACCGCTCGTACGCCTACGAGAACGGGGGGCTCCCGCCGAACGAACGGTTGGAGTTCCTCGGCGACGCGGTGCTGGGTCTCGTGGTGACCGACCACCTGTACCGGCAGCACCCGGACCTGCCCGAAGGGCAGCTGGCGAAGTTGCGGGCCAGCGTGGTCAACATGCACGCGCTGGCCGGTGTGGCGAGGACTCTCGGTGAAGGCGGGCTCGGTGCCCACCTGCTGCTCGGTAAGGGGGAAGAACTCACCGGCGGCAGGGACAAGGCCAGCATCCTCGCGGACGGCCTGGAGGCCGTGATCGGTGCCGTCTATCTCGCGCACGGCATCGAGACCGCGCGGTCGCTGGTGCACCGCATGTTCGGCAGGTTGCTCGACGAGGCGCCGCGCCGTGGAGCGGGCCTGGACTGGAAGACCAGTCTTCAGGAGCTCACCGCGTCGTCGGGTCTCGGCGTGCCCGAGTACAAGGTGGCCGACACCGGTCCCGACCACCGCAAGGAGTTCAGCGCGGTGGTCCTCGTGGGTGGCCGTGACCTGGGACACGGGGACGGCACCACGAAGAAGGAAGCGGAGCAGAAGGCCGCCGAAGCGGCCTGGCGCGCGCTCGACCAGGAGTTGGCCGCGGACGGGCAGGCCGGGGAACAGGCGGAGTAG
- the smc gene encoding chromosome segregation protein SMC — MHLKSLTLKGFKSFASATTLRFEPGITCVVGPNGSGKSNVLDALRWVMGTQGAKDLRGGKMEDVIFAGTAGRAPLGRAEVTLTIDNADGALPIEYTEVSITRRMYRDGASEYEINGSTCRLLDIQELLSDSGIGREMHVIVGQGQLSEILQAKPEERRAFIEEAAGVLKHRKRKEKALRKLTAMQANLDRLNDLTAELRRQLKPLGKQAAIARRAQAVQAELRDAKLRLYADDLVTQRRDIEKDEADEKAARERRAEVEQTLEFVVSEQTELEATLAEDAPKLTAAQDTWYKLSALAERLRGTVRLAAERRRHLSAEVDTGGTGRDPEELLAEAERVAEREAELTEAVSEARALLAEVVERREHLEQVVQAAERAHLAAVRAIADRREGIAKLSGQVEALRSKSSATAEEIERLSSGIADAVARAEAAAESVEEARAEGGVEDSDDESLRERHDQAVEAHKAAKARVEELVKAERAAEREIASEKARVDALSMGLARKDGAGALLGAADDVAGLLGSVAALLTVDPGYEVALAAALGPVADAVAVAQGDNAVAALRFLKDNDAGRAGLLVGGPATASDPASWPVLPADARWAREVVAAPEALRPAVEHALDRVAVVPSLDDARRLVGAYPEVTAVTSDGDVLGTHWATGGSARDESVIEVQAAVDEAQDRLVEAERAFERTAAELEGARAEQQARRAELEQAKEAVNEGRVRRARSAERLSSLEKAARSAQAEVERLTAQRAKVESTRETVLAQLAELEERLAAISDQPVDEDVDTSERDEAVEALAEVRQEEMDARLGLRTAEERARSLAGKADSLRRAAEAERQARERAEKARRARERGAAIAAAVVEGGEAALDRIEGSLQRAAAERDAIQARREHTEQALSQVRNRVRELTVELEKLTDAVHRDEVQRAEQRLRLEQLEARITEEFGIALDDLVAEYGPDVPVPPGPGEVAEYEAAKERGETVMAPQPIPYDRDTQARRAKRAERDLAQLGKVNPLALEEFAALEERYKFLSTQLEDLKDTRKDLLTVVKEVDDKILEVFTEAYHDVAREFETVFSVLFPGGEGRMVLTEPDDMLTTGVDVEARPPGKKVKRLSLLSGGEKSLVAVAMLVAIFRARPSPFYVMDEVEAALDDTNMRRLIGLLEQLRESSQLIIITHQKPTMEIADALYGVSMQGDGITKVISQRLRAPDAVEQPA, encoded by the coding sequence GTGCACCTGAAAAGCTTGACGCTCAAGGGCTTCAAGTCCTTCGCGTCGGCGACCACCCTGCGGTTCGAGCCGGGCATCACGTGCGTCGTCGGCCCCAACGGTTCCGGTAAGTCCAACGTGCTCGACGCGCTGCGCTGGGTGATGGGGACGCAGGGCGCCAAGGATCTGCGGGGCGGCAAGATGGAGGACGTCATCTTCGCCGGCACCGCGGGCCGCGCCCCGCTCGGCCGTGCCGAGGTGACGCTCACGATCGACAACGCCGACGGCGCGCTGCCCATCGAGTACACCGAGGTGTCGATCACGCGCCGCATGTACCGCGACGGCGCGAGCGAGTACGAGATCAACGGCAGCACGTGCCGCCTGCTCGACATCCAGGAACTGCTGTCCGACTCCGGTATCGGCCGCGAGATGCACGTCATCGTGGGGCAGGGACAGCTGTCGGAGATCCTGCAGGCCAAGCCCGAGGAACGCCGCGCCTTCATCGAGGAGGCGGCCGGGGTGCTCAAGCACCGCAAGCGCAAGGAGAAGGCGCTCCGCAAGCTCACCGCGATGCAGGCCAACCTCGATCGCCTCAACGACCTCACCGCCGAGCTGCGCCGTCAGCTGAAGCCGCTGGGCAAGCAGGCGGCGATCGCGCGCCGGGCGCAGGCGGTGCAGGCGGAGCTGCGGGACGCGAAGCTGCGGCTCTACGCCGACGACCTGGTGACGCAGCGCCGGGACATCGAGAAGGACGAAGCCGACGAGAAAGCCGCCCGGGAACGCCGCGCCGAGGTGGAGCAGACGCTGGAGTTCGTCGTCTCCGAACAGACGGAGCTGGAGGCGACGCTCGCCGAGGACGCGCCGAAGCTGACCGCCGCACAGGACACCTGGTACAAGCTGTCCGCACTGGCCGAGCGGCTGCGGGGCACCGTGCGTCTCGCGGCGGAGCGTCGGCGGCATCTGTCGGCCGAGGTGGACACCGGCGGGACGGGCCGCGATCCGGAGGAGCTGCTCGCCGAGGCGGAGCGGGTCGCCGAGCGGGAAGCCGAACTGACGGAGGCGGTCTCCGAGGCCCGTGCCCTGCTCGCCGAGGTGGTGGAGCGGCGCGAACACCTCGAACAGGTCGTGCAGGCGGCCGAACGCGCGCATCTCGCCGCCGTGCGGGCGATCGCCGACCGTCGCGAGGGGATCGCCAAGCTGTCGGGCCAGGTGGAGGCCCTGCGGAGCAAGAGCAGCGCCACTGCCGAGGAGATCGAGCGACTGAGCAGCGGCATCGCCGACGCGGTCGCCCGGGCCGAGGCCGCCGCCGAGAGCGTGGAGGAAGCCCGCGCCGAGGGCGGGGTCGAGGACTCCGACGACGAGAGTCTGCGGGAACGGCACGACCAGGCGGTGGAGGCCCACAAGGCCGCGAAGGCCAGGGTCGAGGAGCTGGTCAAGGCCGAGCGCGCCGCGGAACGTGAGATCGCGTCGGAGAAGGCGCGGGTCGACGCGCTCTCCATGGGACTGGCGCGCAAGGACGGTGCGGGAGCCCTGCTCGGCGCCGCCGACGACGTCGCGGGGCTGCTCGGTTCCGTGGCCGCCCTGCTGACCGTGGACCCCGGCTACGAGGTCGCGCTCGCGGCCGCGTTGGGACCGGTGGCCGACGCCGTGGCGGTGGCGCAGGGTGACAACGCCGTCGCCGCGTTGCGTTTCCTCAAGGACAACGACGCCGGACGCGCGGGGCTGCTGGTCGGTGGCCCCGCGACGGCGAGCGACCCGGCGAGCTGGCCGGTGCTGCCCGCGGACGCGCGCTGGGCTCGCGAGGTGGTCGCCGCCCCGGAGGCGTTGCGGCCCGCCGTGGAACACGCGCTCGACCGGGTCGCCGTCGTGCCCTCGCTCGACGACGCCCGCCGGCTGGTGGGGGCGTATCCGGAGGTCACGGCCGTCACGAGTGACGGCGACGTGTTGGGCACGCACTGGGCCACCGGCGGTTCGGCGCGCGACGAGAGCGTCATCGAGGTGCAGGCCGCGGTCGACGAGGCGCAGGACCGGCTCGTCGAGGCCGAACGCGCCTTCGAACGCACCGCGGCCGAACTCGAGGGGGCCCGCGCCGAGCAGCAGGCGCGCCGGGCCGAACTGGAGCAGGCCAAGGAAGCCGTCAACGAGGGCAGGGTCCGCAGGGCCCGCTCGGCGGAACGCCTGTCCAGCCTGGAGAAGGCCGCCCGCTCCGCGCAGGCGGAGGTCGAGCGCCTCACCGCGCAGCGCGCGAAGGTGGAGAGCACCCGCGAGACCGTCCTCGCGCAGTTGGCGGAACTGGAGGAGCGGCTCGCCGCGATCTCCGACCAACCGGTGGACGAGGACGTCGACACGAGCGAACGCGACGAGGCGGTCGAGGCTCTGGCGGAGGTGCGGCAGGAGGAGATGGACGCCCGCCTCGGCCTGCGCACCGCCGAGGAACGCGCCAGGAGCCTCGCGGGCAAGGCCGATTCGCTGCGGCGCGCTGCCGAGGCGGAACGCCAGGCGCGGGAGCGGGCGGAGAAGGCGCGTCGCGCACGCGAGCGGGGCGCGGCCATCGCGGCGGCCGTCGTGGAGGGTGGTGAAGCCGCGCTCGACCGCATCGAGGGGTCGCTGCAGCGGGCCGCCGCGGAACGCGACGCCATCCAGGCCCGCCGCGAGCACACCGAGCAGGCGCTGAGCCAGGTGCGCAACCGGGTGCGGGAGCTGACGGTGGAACTGGAGAAGCTCACCGACGCCGTGCACCGCGACGAGGTGCAGCGAGCCGAACAGCGACTGCGCCTCGAACAGCTCGAAGCCCGGATCACCGAGGAGTTCGGCATCGCGCTGGACGACCTCGTGGCCGAGTACGGGCCGGACGTGCCCGTGCCGCCCGGCCCGGGCGAGGTGGCCGAGTACGAGGCCGCCAAGGAACGCGGTGAGACGGTGATGGCTCCGCAGCCGATCCCGTACGACCGGGACACGCAGGCCCGGCGGGCCAAGCGGGCCGAGCGCGACCTCGCCCAGCTGGGCAAGGTCAACCCGTTGGCGCTGGAGGAGTTCGCCGCGCTGGAGGAGCGCTACAAGTTCCTGTCCACCCAGCTGGAGGATCTGAAGGACACCCGCAAGGACCTGCTGACGGTCGTCAAGGAGGTCGACGACAAGATCCTGGAGGTCTTCACCGAGGCCTACCACGACGTGGCGCGGGAGTTCGAGACCGTGTTCTCCGTCCTCTTCCCCGGCGGGGAGGGGCGCATGGTGCTGACCGAGCCCGACGACATGCTCACCACGGGCGTCGACGTGGAGGCGAGGCCGCCGGGGAAGAAGGTCAAGCGGCTGTCCCTGCTCTCCGGTGGCGAGAAGTCGCTCGTGGCGGTGGCGATGCTCGTGGCGATCTTCCGCGCGAGGCCGTCGCCGTTCTACGTGATGGACGAGGTCGAGGCCGCCCTCGACGACACCAACATGCGCAGGCTGATCGGGCTGCTCGAACAGCTGCGCGAGAGCTCGCAGCTCATCATCATCACCCACCAGAAGCCCACGATGGAGATCGCCGACGCGCTCTACGGCGTCAGCATGCAGGGTGACGGCATCACGAAGGTGATCTCGCAGCGCCTGCGCGCACCCGACGCGGTGGAGCAGCCGGCGTAG
- a CDS encoding DUF3239 domain-containing protein — protein MPRMIEQTEQGWPTGDPRRFFDVPIDPAHLRASSPNVYRRAWRLTTGVVLGSGLLLLGIWAIAVGMRGVEVSWVSMVAGVLAVPLGVGLFLRGLMASNAAKPYRGGQLVPGLVVEQADADVQVLVLADTSRDPVAPPAFAYRLMSFTAREGTRFVPGQPVPCVAHGFVAAPWSKVWWSFDASPVEWASSDPDVVDAAARAIPRAEWNLVLAGTERVADLRRRLSRVTRIDEATVPEELRRPRTRMGVPVEWQPDGRARFVGSVGHTVTPVDAADSTVELPAEPTPESPTTTA, from the coding sequence ATGCCCCGCATGATCGAGCAGACAGAGCAGGGTTGGCCGACGGGTGACCCACGCCGGTTCTTCGACGTTCCGATCGACCCGGCGCACCTGCGGGCCAGCAGCCCGAACGTCTACCGGCGGGCGTGGCGCCTGACGACCGGCGTCGTGCTCGGCAGCGGGTTGCTGTTGCTCGGCATCTGGGCGATCGCCGTCGGCATGCGCGGGGTCGAGGTGTCGTGGGTGTCGATGGTGGCGGGTGTGCTGGCGGTGCCGCTGGGAGTGGGCCTGTTCCTGCGCGGGCTGATGGCGAGCAACGCGGCCAAGCCGTACCGCGGTGGGCAGCTCGTCCCCGGGCTCGTCGTGGAGCAGGCCGACGCCGACGTGCAGGTGCTCGTCCTCGCCGACACCTCGCGGGATCCGGTGGCTCCACCGGCGTTCGCCTACCGCCTGATGAGTTTCACCGCGCGGGAGGGCACCCGCTTCGTGCCGGGACAGCCCGTGCCGTGCGTGGCGCACGGGTTCGTCGCCGCGCCGTGGAGCAAGGTGTGGTGGAGCTTCGACGCCTCGCCCGTCGAGTGGGCGTCGTCGGACCCCGACGTCGTCGACGCGGCGGCCAGGGCGATCCCGCGGGCGGAGTGGAACCTGGTGCTGGCGGGCACGGAACGGGTCGCCGACCTGCGCCGACGTCTCTCGCGGGTGACGCGGATCGACGAGGCGACCGTGCCGGAGGAGTTGCGCCGTCCCCGGACGCGGATGGGGGTGCCCGTGGAGTGGCAACCCGACGGCCGGGCCCGGTTCGTCGGCTCGGTCGGGCACACCGTGACCCCGGTGGACGCGGCGGACTCGACCGTGGAGCTCCCCGCGGAGCCGACCCCGGAGTCACCGACGACCACGGCGTGA
- a CDS encoding YceD family protein, with protein MSDESSSPQRAAARNPWLFDTHELGRRPGSSLPLRRDLTVETALGVPDVVEVTVGSTITVDLLAESVVEGILMSGTATAHTEGQCSRCLDPVADDLEVSVTELFAYPESTTDETTEEDEVSRIVDDWIDLEPMVRDAVVLALPLAPLCSEDCAGLCSGCGVKWADLEPGHGHETIDPRWAALVQRLEDTPGGDTASGSDR; from the coding sequence ATGTCTGACGAGAGTTCCAGCCCGCAGCGCGCCGCCGCGCGCAATCCGTGGCTGTTCGACACCCATGAACTGGGCCGCCGACCGGGTTCCAGCCTGCCGTTGCGGCGTGACCTGACGGTCGAGACGGCGCTGGGGGTTCCCGACGTCGTCGAGGTGACCGTGGGGTCGACGATCACCGTGGACCTGCTGGCGGAGTCCGTGGTCGAAGGCATCCTGATGAGCGGCACCGCGACCGCGCACACCGAGGGGCAGTGCTCGCGCTGCCTCGACCCGGTGGCCGACGACCTCGAGGTGAGTGTCACCGAGTTGTTCGCCTACCCGGAGTCCACGACCGACGAGACCACGGAGGAAGACGAGGTCAGTCGCATTGTCGACGACTGGATCGACCTGGAGCCGATGGTCCGCGACGCCGTGGTTCTGGCGCTGCCGCTCGCGCCGCTGTGCAGCGAGGACTGCGCCGGACTGTGTTCGGGTTGCGGCGTGAAGTGGGCCGATCTCGAGCCCGGTCACGGGCATGAGACCATAGACCCTCGGTGGGCCGCGCTGGTGCAGCGCTTGGAGGACACTCCGGGTGGCGACACGGCGAGCGGCTCCGACCGGTAA
- the rpmF gene encoding 50S ribosomal protein L32: MAVPKRKMSRSNTRSRRSQWKASPVQLVACQNRACRQPKPQHVACPHCGQYAGRQVVEPA, translated from the coding sequence GTGGCCGTCCCCAAGCGGAAGATGTCGCGTTCCAACACTCGCTCGCGCCGCTCGCAGTGGAAGGCTAGCCCGGTACAGCTGGTGGCCTGCCAGAACCGCGCCTGCCGTCAGCCGAAGCCGCAGCACGTCGCCTGCCCGCACTGTGGCCAGTACGCCGGCCGTCAGGTTGTCGAGCCGGCGTAA
- a CDS encoding acylphosphatase, translated as MVQGVGFRWWTRSRALELGLVGRATNLPDGRVEVVAEGPRPACERLLSALRSGESPGRVDHVAELWASPRGGLTGFVER; from the coding sequence ATGGTGCAGGGTGTGGGTTTCCGCTGGTGGACCAGGAGTCGCGCGCTGGAGCTGGGCCTGGTCGGGCGGGCGACGAACCTCCCGGACGGGCGGGTGGAGGTCGTGGCCGAGGGCCCGCGCCCGGCCTGCGAGCGGTTGCTGAGCGCACTCCGCTCGGGAGAATCACCCGGTCGAGTGGACCACGTGGCGGAGCTGTGGGCGTCTCCGCGCGGCGGCCTCACGGGCTTCGTCGAACGCTGA
- a CDS encoding DUF1700 domain-containing protein: protein MTAHTHPVVRAYLARVRTALSDLPSAEIDEIVEDVRPHLAELVDSLGDRASVAAMTEELGEPESYAAEVRAAGEYPPAPNESARAEKPRTALARAVLAGLLAATICAAATGMVLAVDLTGDDALPLLALTIVLVGGAAGYLVVRGTQDLRALPEVRKLAELRGAKNAASRGVRLLQMLNPVWWVVSAALLGLLAVASAVGQSSGILALVILLALAGIALWAGPKAARDLRWVAVVVPLSALVVGSGLGTAGYVLQNVGDDDPYADELHYAYATQNVADDGSPALYYGSRQVENLYVFDSEGKPLTDVYVYGEDGSPVLMPRYGCDPHAQTKIQTGKDNKFPRPHIEQGGYDEFGTVNGYNVSRPFCHEIDEVPFTVAVPGGE, encoded by the coding sequence ATGACCGCACACACTCATCCCGTCGTCCGTGCCTACCTGGCTCGCGTGCGGACGGCGTTGTCCGACCTGCCCTCGGCGGAGATCGACGAGATCGTCGAGGACGTCCGCCCTCACCTCGCGGAGCTCGTCGACAGTCTGGGGGACCGGGCGAGCGTCGCCGCGATGACCGAGGAACTCGGTGAGCCGGAGAGCTACGCCGCCGAGGTCCGCGCGGCGGGGGAGTACCCGCCCGCGCCGAACGAGAGCGCGCGTGCCGAGAAGCCGCGCACGGCGCTCGCCCGGGCCGTCCTGGCGGGGCTGCTCGCGGCCACGATCTGCGCGGCCGCCACGGGAATGGTGCTGGCAGTCGACCTCACCGGCGACGACGCGCTGCCGTTGCTGGCGCTCACCATCGTGCTCGTGGGCGGCGCGGCCGGTTATCTCGTCGTCCGGGGAACGCAGGACCTGCGGGCCCTGCCCGAGGTCCGCAAGCTCGCGGAACTGCGTGGCGCCAAGAACGCGGCGTCGCGCGGTGTGCGACTCCTGCAGATGCTCAATCCCGTGTGGTGGGTGGTGTCGGCGGCGCTGCTGGGACTGCTCGCCGTCGCCTCCGCCGTCGGGCAGAGTTCCGGCATCCTCGCGCTGGTGATCCTGCTGGCGCTGGCCGGGATCGCGCTGTGGGCGGGGCCGAAGGCCGCGCGGGACCTGCGGTGGGTGGCGGTGGTGGTGCCGCTGTCGGCTCTGGTGGTGGGCTCCGGACTCGGTACGGCGGGCTACGTCCTCCAGAACGTCGGTGACGACGACCCGTACGCCGACGAGCTGCACTACGCCTACGCCACCCAGAACGTCGCGGACGACGGCTCACCGGCGCTGTACTACGGCTCGCGGCAGGTGGAGAACCTGTACGTGTTCGACTCCGAAGGCAAACCGCTCACCGACGTCTACGTCTACGGCGAGGACGGCAGCCCCGTCCTGATGCCGCGGTACGGGTGCGACCCGCACGCCCAGACGAAGATCCAGACGGGGAAGGACAACAAGTTCCCGCGTCCGCACATCGAGCAGGGCGGGTACGACGAGTTCGGCACCGTGAACGGCTACAACGTCTCCCGGCCGTTCTGCCACGAGATCGACGAGGTGCCGTTCACGGTGGCCGTGCCCGGGGGCGAGTGA
- the mutM gene encoding bifunctional DNA-formamidopyrimidine glycosylase/DNA-(apurinic or apyrimidinic site) lyase encodes MPELPEVEVVRSGLEAHVVGRTVASVEVLHPRAIRRHVPGEADFVGRLTGAKITATRRRGKYLWFDLADGSAVLAHLGMSGQMLVQPRDAADEKHLRVRIRFTDDGPELRFVDQRTFGGLSVSELVEVDGTVVPSTVAHIARDPMDPLFDVDAAARALRARRTEVKRALLDQTLVSGVGNIYADEALWRVQLHWARPTDRLTAAQARSVLTAAADVMAEALLVGGTSFDALYVNVNGESGYFSRSLDAYGREGEPCRRCGSPIVREAFMNRSSFSCPRCQPKPRARRR; translated from the coding sequence GTGCCCGAGTTGCCCGAGGTCGAGGTGGTGCGCTCCGGCCTCGAAGCTCACGTCGTGGGGCGCACGGTGGCCTCGGTGGAGGTTCTGCACCCGAGGGCCATCCGGCGCCACGTGCCGGGTGAGGCGGATTTCGTCGGCCGCCTCACCGGCGCGAAGATCACCGCCACGCGTCGGCGTGGCAAGTACCTGTGGTTCGATCTCGCCGATGGCTCCGCCGTGCTGGCCCATCTCGGGATGAGCGGTCAGATGCTCGTGCAGCCGCGTGACGCGGCGGACGAGAAGCACCTGCGGGTACGGATCCGATTCACCGACGACGGGCCGGAGCTGAGGTTCGTCGACCAGCGCACGTTCGGTGGCCTGTCGGTGTCGGAACTCGTCGAGGTCGACGGCACGGTGGTGCCGTCGACGGTCGCCCACATCGCGCGCGACCCGATGGATCCGTTGTTCGACGTCGACGCTGCGGCTCGTGCCTTGCGGGCTCGGCGCACCGAGGTCAAACGCGCGTTGCTCGACCAGACGTTGGTGTCCGGGGTCGGCAACATCTACGCCGACGAGGCGTTGTGGCGGGTGCAGCTGCACTGGGCACGCCCCACGGACCGGCTCACTGCGGCGCAGGCGCGTAGCGTGCTCACCGCGGCGGCCGATGTCATGGCGGAGGCGCTTCTGGTGGGGGGCACGTCGTTCGACGCGCTCTACGTCAACGTCAACGGTGAGTCGGGCTACTTCTCGCGTTCGCTCGACGCCTACGGCCGTGAGGGCGAGCCGTGCCGGCGCTGCGGTTCGCCGATCGTGCGCGAGGCGTTCATGAACCGTTCGTCGTTCAGCTGTCCGCGTTGCCAGCCGAAGCCGCGAGCGCGGCGGCGTTAG
- a CDS encoding ROK family protein, with product MEEPSPELLESYTRLLDLVRSGAADTRPALSQRTGLGRTAITQRTTTLLDAGLLEEGELNPSTGGRQARTLRFRKNAGRLLTAELGATSFTAGVTDLMGTVLTMTHRDCDIARGPDPVLTEVEATLDTLLAELGDTPKDVWGIGLGLPGPVEFATARPSEPPIMPGWNNYPVRERLVAHYDAPVWVDNEVNLLCLGELRTPGLPGELGDLLYVKIGTGIGAGISHGGQLHRGAQGCAGDIGHAAVSDDSSVVCRCGKTGCLEAVAGGAALARDGEELARSGESPALAAVLNAQGTITAADVTAAAGAGDHHAVQLMVNAGRRIGAMLATMVNFYNPSTILLGGKIAGAGDLFLATIRETIYRRSLPLSTRELRIEKARLGEEGGLVGAAYMVLDELFSVRHFGKWLHAGSPNGLSGMHGTNGFRAGVAAV from the coding sequence GTGGAAGAGCCCAGTCCCGAGCTGCTGGAGAGCTACACACGCCTCCTCGATCTCGTGCGCAGCGGCGCCGCCGACACGCGGCCCGCGCTGAGTCAGCGCACCGGGCTCGGCCGCACGGCCATCACCCAACGCACCACCACGCTCCTCGACGCAGGGCTCTTGGAAGAGGGCGAGCTCAACCCGTCGACGGGTGGCCGTCAGGCTCGCACGCTGCGGTTCCGCAAGAACGCCGGGCGCCTGCTCACCGCGGAACTCGGCGCCACCAGCTTCACCGCCGGCGTCACCGACCTGATGGGCACGGTGCTCACCATGACGCACCGCGACTGCGACATCGCGCGAGGCCCCGACCCCGTGCTGACGGAGGTCGAGGCGACGCTCGACACGCTGCTGGCCGAGCTCGGCGACACGCCGAAGGACGTCTGGGGAATCGGCCTCGGGCTGCCCGGTCCCGTGGAGTTCGCCACCGCGCGGCCCTCGGAACCGCCGATCATGCCGGGGTGGAACAACTACCCGGTGCGCGAACGTCTCGTCGCGCACTACGACGCCCCGGTCTGGGTGGACAACGAGGTGAACCTGCTGTGTCTCGGTGAGCTCCGCACTCCCGGCCTGCCCGGCGAACTGGGTGACCTGCTGTACGTCAAGATCGGAACGGGCATCGGTGCGGGCATCAGCCACGGCGGGCAGCTCCACCGGGGCGCGCAGGGTTGCGCGGGCGACATCGGCCACGCCGCCGTGTCCGACGACAGTTCCGTGGTCTGCCGGTGCGGCAAGACCGGGTGCCTCGAAGCCGTCGCCGGAGGTGCCGCGCTGGCCAGGGACGGCGAGGAGCTGGCTCGCTCCGGCGAGAGCCCGGCACTGGCCGCCGTCCTGAACGCCCAGGGAACGATCACGGCCGCCGACGTCACCGCCGCCGCGGGCGCGGGAGACCACCACGCGGTGCAGCTCATGGTCAACGCCGGCCGGCGCATCGGCGCCATGCTCGCCACGATGGTGAACTTCTACAACCCCTCGACGATCCTGCTCGGGGGAAAGATCGCCGGCGCGGGGGACCTGTTCCTCGCCACGATCCGCGAGACGATCTACCGCCGTTCCCTGCCGCTGTCCACACGCGAGCTTCGCATCGAGAAGGCGCGCCTCGGCGAGGAAGGCGGGCTGGTCGGCGCCGCCTACATGGTGCTCGACGAGTTGTTCTCCGTGCGTCACTTCGGCAAGTGGCTGCACGCCGGTTCACCGAACGGGCTCTCCGGCATGCACGGCACCAACGGCTTCCGCGCCGGCGTGGCCGCGGTCTGA
- a CDS encoding general stress protein: MTHAFSRTAFSTTQQTPQLPTMPTGWPIASYNSYAEAQRAVDHLADKDFPVQDVTIVGVDPLLVERVSARLTWGKVLLSGAMSGAWFGLFVGLLLSFFTPGAGLAPILIGLVSGVAFGMAFSAAGYAATRGRRDFVSHSQLVASRYDVLCQPRNAESGRDLLAQLAMSARGF, from the coding sequence ATGACCCACGCGTTCTCCCGCACGGCGTTCTCCACCACGCAGCAGACGCCGCAGCTGCCGACCATGCCCACGGGCTGGCCGATCGCCTCGTACAACAGCTACGCGGAGGCGCAGCGCGCCGTCGACCACCTCGCGGACAAGGACTTCCCGGTACAGGACGTCACCATCGTCGGTGTCGACCCGCTTCTCGTCGAACGGGTCTCCGCCCGACTGACCTGGGGCAAGGTGCTCCTCAGCGGTGCGATGTCCGGCGCCTGGTTCGGTCTGTTCGTCGGGCTGCTGCTCAGCTTCTTCACCCCCGGTGCCGGACTCGCCCCCATCCTGATCGGCCTCGTCTCCGGTGTCGCGTTCGGGATGGCCTTCTCGGCCGCGGGCTACGCCGCGACGCGCGGACGCCGCGACTTCGTCTCGCACAGTCAGCTGGTCGCCAGCCGTTACGACGTGCTGTGCCAGCCCCGCAACGCCGAGAGTGGCCGCGACCTGCTCGCCCAGCTGGCGATGAGCGCTCGCGGGTTCTGA